In a single window of the Megalobrama amblycephala isolate DHTTF-2021 linkage group LG3, ASM1881202v1, whole genome shotgun sequence genome:
- the sec24d gene encoding LOW QUALITY PROTEIN: protein transport protein Sec24D (The sequence of the model RefSeq protein was modified relative to this genomic sequence to represent the inferred CDS: deleted 1 base in 1 codon), whose product MSQQGYVATPPYSQAQAGMGGYSTGFGNPPPQSHYGAYGSPPQGYSAPPTGVLKPPASSPSGMPPPPVSSQYGANIQQNGAHPHSFAPPAASAPSMSPYGQPPQSVYQSMAQAPPPTQQLTNQMSSMNIAGYGQRPMQSPLSSAAPQQFQTSPPPAMGHPPTAMGHPPLSPPGQQPSSLGSPPPMATMGSMPAPPMGMTGPPGPGVHQPPLGPQGYQQQPGSPIAGPYGAQMAGPQMAGPQMAGPQTGAYPGGFPGGPSQMAGPPQKKLDPDSIPSTTQVIEDDQAKRGGQVYVTNIRGQVPPLVTTDFTVQDQGNASPRFMRCTTYSFPCTADLAKQCKVPLAAIIKPFATVPKNETPLYIVNHGETGPIRCNRCKAYMCPYMQFIDGGRRYQCGFCSCINEVPVQYFQHLDHMGRRMDLYERPELSLGSYEFIATLDYCKNNKPPNPPAYIFMIDVSYNNIKSGLVKLICEELKTLLDRLPKEEGAESSAIKVGFVTYNKILHFYNVKSALAQPQMMVVSDVAEMFVPLLDGFLVNFQESQAVINNLLDQIPDMFADTNESETVFAPVMQAGVEALKAAECSGKLFIFHSSIPTAEAPGKLKNRDDKKLVGTEKEKTLFQPQRGVYEQLTKDCVAQGCCVDLFLFPNQYVDMATMGDVPSHTGGSVYKYSNFQVEVNGQHFLSDLRRDVEKSIGFDAVMRVRTGTGFRATDFFGAVHMSNTTDVEMAAVDCDKAVTVEFKHDDTLSEESGAVMQCALLYTTIGGQRRLRIHNLSLNCSSQLSELYKSCETDALINFFAKSAYRAMLNQPLKTVRDILVNQTAHMLACYRKNCASPSAASQLILPDAMKVFPVYMNSLLKTPSLVGSTELSTDDRAFHRLMVMAMGVEETQVLLYPRLIPMHTMDVSSESIPAPVRCSEERLSESGMFLLENGVSMFLWLGQACPPDLIQNLFNVPSLGHLTTEGMSLPVLDNAHSRKLHSIISSISQQRATSMKLLIVKQKDRAEMLFRQHLVEDKGLHGGASYMDFLCYVHREIRQLLT is encoded by the exons ATGAGTCAGCAAGGTTATGTTGCCACCCCTCCATACTCCCAGGCCCAGGCTGGAATGGGGGGATACTCTACTGGATTTGGGAACCCCCCACCTCAGTCACATTATGGGGCCTATGGATCTCCACCACAGGGTTATTCTGCCCCACCGACAG GTGTGCTCAAGCCACCTGCCTCCTCTCCTTCTGGGATGCCTCCACCACCAGTATCCAGCCAGTATGGTGCTAACATTCAGCAGAACGGGGCCCATCCCCACAG TTTCGCTCCTCCTGCTGCTTCAGCTCCATCCATGTCTCCTTATGGGCAGCCTCCTCAGAGTGTTTATCAAAGTATGGCACAAGCCCCACCTCCAACTCAACAGCTGACCAATCAAATGAGTAGCATGAACATTGCAGGATATG GTCAAAGGCCCATGCAGTCTCCTTTAAGCTCAGCAGCACCACAACAATTTCAGACGTCACCACCACCTGCAATGGGACATCCTCCAACTGCAATGGGACATCCTCCTCTTTCTCCACCTGGACAACAGCCATCTTCATTAGGATCTCCTCCACCAATGGCCACTATGGGTTCTATGCCAGCTCCACCTATGGGAATGACTGGCCCACCTGGACCAGGTGTCCACCAACCACCACTTGGACCCCAAGGCTATCAACAGCAACCag GGAGCCCAATTGCAGGCCCGTATGGTGCACAAATGGCAGGACCACAAATGGCAGGACCACAGATGGCAGGGCCACAAACAGGTGCATACCCAGGAGGCTTCCCTGGAGGTCCATCCCAAATGGCCGGCCCTCCTCAGAAGAAGCTGGACCCGGACTCTATTCCAAGCACG ACGCAAGTGATTGAGGATGACCAGGCTAAGAGAGGAGGCCAGGTGTATGTCACAAACATCAGGGGTCAGGTGCCTCCACTGGTCACCACAGATTTCACAGTACAGGATCAAG GGAATGCCAGCCCACGGTTCATGCGGTGCACGACGTATTCCTTCCCCTGCACTGCTGACCTTGCAAAGCAGTGCAAAGTGCCTCTGGCAGCCATTATCAAACCCTTCGCTACCGTGCCCAAAAATGAG ACTCCTCTGTACATTGTAAATCATGGTGAAACTGGACCAATCCGCTGCAACCGCTGTAAGGCCTACATGTGTCCTTACATGCAGTTTATCGATGGAGGACGACGCTACCAGTGTGGCTTCTGCAGCTGTATTAATGAAG TTCCAGTGCAGTATTTCCAGCATCTGGACCATATGGGGAGAAGAATGGATTTGTATGAGAGACCAGAACTGTCTTTGGGCTCATATGAGTTTATTGCCACGTTGGATTACTGCAAG AATAATAAGCCTCCTAATCCTCCTGCCTACATCTTCATGATCGATGTCTCCTACAACAACATAAAAAGTGGACTTGTCAAACTAATATGCGAGGAACTGAAGACATTGCTTGACCGACTTCCAAA AGAGGAGGGAGCTGAAAGTTCAGCCATCAAAGTGGGCTTTGTCACCTACAATAAGATCCTGCACTTCTACAATGTGAAGAGTGCTCTGGCCCAGCCGCAGATGATGGTGGTCTCTGATGTGGCTGAGATGTTTGTACCACTTCTCGATGGATTCCTCGTCAACTTCCAGGAGTCTCAGGCTGTTATCAACAA CCTTTTAGATCAGATCCCTGACATGTTTGCTGACACCAACGAGAGTGAGACTGTTTTTGCACCAGTCATGCAAGCTGGTGTGGAGGCCCTAAAG GCAGCTGAATGCAGTGGCAAACTCTTcatcttccactcctccatccCAACAGCAGAGGCTCCAGGAAAACTGAAAAACAGAGATGACAAAAAACTAGTCGGTACAGAAAAGGAGAAG ACTCTGTTCCAGCCTCAGCGAGGTGTATATGAGCAGCTCACCAAAGACTGTGTGGCGCAGGGCTGTTGTGTTGACCTCTTCCTGTTTCCAAACCAGTATGTGGATATGGCCACCATGGGCGACGTGCCTTCACATACTGGAGGCTCCGTCTACAAGTACAGCAACTTCCAG gTGGAGGTTAATGGTCAGCATTTTCTCAGTGACCTCAGGAGAGATGTGGAGAAGTCCATCGGATTCGATGCCGTCATGCGTGTCCGTACTGGCACAG GCTTCAGGGCTACAGATTTCTTTGGTGCCGTACACATGAGCAACACTACAGATGTGGAAATGGCAGCAGTGGACTGCGACAAGGCCGTGACGGTGGAGTTTAAACACGACGACACGCTCAGCGAGGAGTCTGGAGCTGTGATGCAG TGTGCTCTGCTCTACACCACCATTGGTGGACAGAGGAGGCTTCGAATTCACAACCTCAGTCTGAACTGCAGCTCACAGCTCTCTGAGCTCTACAAAAGCTGTGAGACAGATGCCCTCATCAACTTCTTCGCCAAGTCAG CGTATCGGGCCATGCTCAACCAGCCACTGAAGACAGTGAGGGATATCCTGGTAAACCAGACGGCTCACATGCTGGCCTGCTACAGGAAGAACTGCGCCAGTCCATCAGCTGCCAGCCAG CTAATCCTGCCTGATGCGATGAAGGTGTTTCCAGTCTACATGAACAGTCTGTTGAAGACTCCGTCTCTAGTGGGCAGTACTGAGCTTTCCACAGATGACAGAGCCTTCCACAGACTCATGGTTATGGCGATGGGAGTGGAGGAAACCCAGGTCCTGCTCTACCCTCGGCTCATCCCGATG caCACTATGGATGTGTCC AGCGAGTCGATCCCGGCTCCAGTGCGCTGTTCTGAGGAGCGGCTCAGCGAGTCAGGCATGTTCCTGTTGGAAAACGGGGTCTCTATGTTCCTCTGGCTAGGACAGGCCTGCCCACCTGACCTCATCCAGAACCTGTTCAATGTGCCCTCTCTTGGCCACCTGACCACAGAAGGG ATGTCATTACCTGTACTGGATAATGCTCATTCCAGGAAGCTCCATTCAATCATTTCCAGCATTTCACAGCAGAGGGCCACATCCATGAAG CTGCTGATAGTGAAGCAGAAGGACCGAGCAGAGATGTTGTTCCGTCAACACCTGGTGGAGGACAAGGGTCTTCACGGAGGGGCGTCTTATATGGACTTCCTGTGCTACGTCCACCGTGAGATTAGGCAGCTGCTTACTtaa